The following are encoded together in the Labeo rohita strain BAU-BD-2019 chromosome 17, IGBB_LRoh.1.0, whole genome shotgun sequence genome:
- the LOC127179659 gene encoding ovalbumin-related protein X isoform X1, whose product MEIMYHCLYEELYKEGEYKDKKKRSLQLVNCWSGDQTVKFNDDFLDECEEWCFGSLRNADFKTNPDAAREQINAWVKTKTDGDVSEDKRFTLINTMQFKQNWAKQFEIKDKRGDWLMMGKEDKIPLGTIPHRHHVDYPKSPPEAWILEIPYEYKHLSMFVILPNEGTDLQKLIDSITYEKILVWTQPDNMSHTDTYVEMPMFTLKKEYDMEETLNLLGIKDLFSDKCDLSGLADKLKLSKMVHECVVEVDENGTGADGGSGGVVQTHHHKKFSESFIVEPPFLFFIRHNPTESILFWGRVITPKPEN is encoded by the exons ATGGAAATTATGTACCACTGTCTGTATGAGGAGCTCTACAAAGAAGGGGAGTACAAggataaaaaaaagagaagccTGCAGCTGGTGAATTGCTGGTCTGGAGACCAGACAGTCAAATTTAATGAT GATTTCCTAGACGAATGTGAGGAGTGGTGTTTCGGCAGCTTGAGGAATGCTGACTTCAAGACGAATCCTGATGCTGCGAGAGAACAGATCAACGCCTGGGTGAAGACAAAGACTGATG GAGATGTGTCTGAGGACAAAAGGTTTACTCTTATCAACACAATGCAGTTCAAGCAGAACTGGGCCAAGCAATTTGAAATAAAG GACAAAAGAGGTGATTGGCTAATGATGGGTAAGGAGGATAAAATTCCCCTGGGTACTATCCCACACAGACATCATGTGGATTACCCTAAATCTCCCCCTGAAGCTTGGATTCTGGAGATCCCGTATGAGTATAAACATCTGAGCATGTTTGTTATACTTCCAAACGAGGGCACTGACCTGCAAAAG CTGATAGACTCGATCACTTATGAGAAGATTCTGGTGTGGACTCAGCCGGACAATATGAGTCACACAGATACATATGTTGAAATGCCCATGTTTACGCTGAAGAAGGAATATGACATGGAGGAGACCCTGAATCTTCTGGGAATAAAAGACCTCTTCAGTGATAAGTGTGATTTATCTGGCCTGGCTGATAAGTTGAAACTGTCCAAAATGGTGCATGAGTGTGTTGTTGAGGTGGACGAGAATGGCACAGGGGCAGATGGAGGCAGTGGTGGAGTTGTCCAGACTCATCACCATAAAAAATTCAGTGAGTCTTTCATTGTAGAACCCCCCTTCCTTTTCTTCATCCGCCACAACCCCACAGAGAGCATCCTGTTCTGGGGCCGCGTCATCACCCCAAAACCTGAAAACTAG
- the LOC127179659 gene encoding ovalbumin-related protein X isoform X2 produces the protein MEIMYHCLYEELYKEGEYKDKKKRSLQLVNCWSGDQTVKFNDDFLDECEEWCFGSLRNADFKTNPDAAREQINAWVKTKTDDVSEDKRFTLINTMQFKQNWAKQFEIKDKRGDWLMMGKEDKIPLGTIPHRHHVDYPKSPPEAWILEIPYEYKHLSMFVILPNEGTDLQKLIDSITYEKILVWTQPDNMSHTDTYVEMPMFTLKKEYDMEETLNLLGIKDLFSDKCDLSGLADKLKLSKMVHECVVEVDENGTGADGGSGGVVQTHHHKKFSESFIVEPPFLFFIRHNPTESILFWGRVITPKPEN, from the exons ATGGAAATTATGTACCACTGTCTGTATGAGGAGCTCTACAAAGAAGGGGAGTACAAggataaaaaaaagagaagccTGCAGCTGGTGAATTGCTGGTCTGGAGACCAGACAGTCAAATTTAATGAT GATTTCCTAGACGAATGTGAGGAGTGGTGTTTCGGCAGCTTGAGGAATGCTGACTTCAAGACGAATCCTGATGCTGCGAGAGAACAGATCAACGCCTGGGTGAAGACAAAGACTGATG ATGTGTCTGAGGACAAAAGGTTTACTCTTATCAACACAATGCAGTTCAAGCAGAACTGGGCCAAGCAATTTGAAATAAAG GACAAAAGAGGTGATTGGCTAATGATGGGTAAGGAGGATAAAATTCCCCTGGGTACTATCCCACACAGACATCATGTGGATTACCCTAAATCTCCCCCTGAAGCTTGGATTCTGGAGATCCCGTATGAGTATAAACATCTGAGCATGTTTGTTATACTTCCAAACGAGGGCACTGACCTGCAAAAG CTGATAGACTCGATCACTTATGAGAAGATTCTGGTGTGGACTCAGCCGGACAATATGAGTCACACAGATACATATGTTGAAATGCCCATGTTTACGCTGAAGAAGGAATATGACATGGAGGAGACCCTGAATCTTCTGGGAATAAAAGACCTCTTCAGTGATAAGTGTGATTTATCTGGCCTGGCTGATAAGTTGAAACTGTCCAAAATGGTGCATGAGTGTGTTGTTGAGGTGGACGAGAATGGCACAGGGGCAGATGGAGGCAGTGGTGGAGTTGTCCAGACTCATCACCATAAAAAATTCAGTGAGTCTTTCATTGTAGAACCCCCCTTCCTTTTCTTCATCCGCCACAACCCCACAGAGAGCATCCTGTTCTGGGGCCGCGTCATCACCCCAAAACCTGAAAACTAG